In Brachypodium distachyon strain Bd21 chromosome 5, Brachypodium_distachyon_v3.0, whole genome shotgun sequence, the genomic window GGGCCTGGCTACAACTGCAAGTGCTCCAAAGGCTTCCAGGGCAATGCCTACGTTGTCAACGGATGCAACAGTAAGTACTGGTAATACCTTCTCACTTAACCATCAATTGCTCGTTTTATGAAATACATATATATCGTCAATTGCTCGTTCTATgaaatacatatatatatcgaTCTGTAAGTACTAATTACAACAAAACTATTCTGTTGTCAAATTAACTTTACATTAAAATTTTGATGGTGCGCACAATTTGCACATGATAAATCTTAATTGTTAATCACTACGTATTCATACATATATACAAAAGTCGGCAAGCATGTTTgcccaactttttttttgcgtttTATCCATGTCTTCTTGACGATTATTTTCCATTTTGCACCATACAGATATCAATGAATGTGCAGATAATGCCAACTATCCTTGCTACGGTGTCTGCAAGGACACCCAAGGATCTTACAGATGCACTTGTCATCCTGGTTACAGGAGCAATGACCCGAGAACGGAACGCTGTACTCCGATATTCCCACTTGCAGCACAAATATCCATAGGTACCCTCTATTATCCGCCGCCTTATGTATATATAATTGCACAACACTAGTTAAGCTCTCTCTATATAGATAATTTTTCTTGTGAGTTTCACATAGTTCATCCTCTTTTCTATAGCTAGGTTACTTAGAATCAAGGTTTAAAATATTGGCAAATTTAGGTGATGTAAACTTGCTTTATCCTAAAACTCAGTatgttgttttccttttttgactGAGAAGCGAGTAATTAAATTGTGTAATTTGTGCTAGTAGATGTTTTGCTACAATTTTGGCAAATGTTCGTAAAATTTCGTTGGAATTTCTAGCCCCGATATCCAAAATAGTTTCTGGAATTCCTGCATTCAGTCATTTTGGTCGGTACAGAAATTTTgtccaaaacaaaattttaaaccttgCTTAGAATAAGTATTTGTTCCATTATTTAGCTATCTAGCTGAGTGTTTGGGCTATGTATAGGAGGTGAGGGCATAAGTGACAAGGACTGTTTGAGAATCAAAAATTCCTTTTCTTTAGCAAAGTTTAAATCACTAGATCTAGAATAATGGAGAGGCACTATCTCTTGTGCAATATCATGCAGGATCTGAAAGCACTTGTATTGAATTTCATATTTCTCGCTGTTCTCTTTAGCTTAATGTTTACAGTGCTTCAAGGCACGGCAAGGCCTTAAACTAAACATTAAGTTTACTACCTTTTGCTGGTAGATTAATAACTGCAGattattttttgaagaaaaacagTAGGTGAATCACCTACTGTATGTATTAATTGCAGCATACTTTAGTTATTAAAAGAGATTAATTCTTTCTCCATGTAGGTGCAATAGGTGGCGTTCTTGTCTTGGCATTTCTGTCATTCGGTTTTGTTATTcacaaagagaaaaagaagacaagTGAGTTTTATGAAAAGAACGGTGGTCGTATATTAGAGGGGGCGAAGAATATAAAGATTTTCAAAGAGCAGGATTTAAAGCCAATTTTGAAGAAGTTCAATTTTATTGGAAAAGGTGCCTTTGGTGAAGTTTACAAGGGTGTTCTTAATGAAGAAAACGTTGCAGTAAAGAAACCGATTAGTTGTATAGTTCTAGAGGACAAAAAAGCCGCAAATGAAGGTTCTAACTCGAAGAACCAATTTGCAAATGAAGTCATCATCCAATCTCGAGTCATCCACAAGAACATTGTTAGACTTATAGGTTGTTGCCTagaagttgattcacccatgCTAGTCTATGAGTTTGTCTCTAGAGGAAGCCTTGATGACATTCTTTATGATAAAAAGGAGTCTCTCAGCTTGGATGTGCGTGTAAGTATTGCCGCAGAATCAGCACGTGGTCTATCTTATATGCATTCAGAAGCCAATGCAACGCCAATCCTACATGGTGATGTTAAACCGGCAAATATACTCTTGGATGATAACTTGATGCCAAAGATCTCTGACTTTGGCATATCAAGGTTGATCTTGAGAGACAAGACTCACACCAAGTTAGTCATCGGGGACCAAACTTATATGGATCCGGTGTACCTCCAAGAAGGCCTATTGACAGAGAAAAGTGATGTCTACAGTTTTGGCGTTGTGATCCTGGAGCTTATTAGTAGGAAGAAGGCCACACATAGCGACGGTAACAGTTTAGTTAAGAGTTTTCTCGATGTGcacaaaaaaggaaagaaagccACAGAGTTGTTTGACGAGGACATTGCAGTACAGGGAGATATGGAGCGTCTTGATAGTTTGGCAGAAATGGCCGTCGAATGTCTTAACCTTGATGTGGCGAAAAGACCATCGATGACACAAGTGGCACAACGCCTTCTCATACTGAATCCATCTCGTCGGTCGTAAGTGACTTGTCTGCTAGAAGCAAACTATGTGTATTCTATTGTGGCCAAAACAGGTGTTTTGCTGAATAATATAAGCAATTATTTATCAATGTGGGCTGTGGAaaggtttattttgttttagcCGTGAACTGGAAGATGTGTATCGTAGTTCTCTTCTGCGGAGATggttgtattgtgtgtttattaattaatcacagtgaacagttttttttaatcaccTTAGGCCTCGTTTGTTTACATCAATCCCTGCATGTATTGGAGTGGATTGCGGGGAAACTAAACTGAAATTCGGTGGTCCCCGTTGATCCCCGCCAGGAAGGGAAGGAAATAAACGGGCCCTTAAGGAAGAGAAAACCCACCTGAATAATATTACCCAAACAAAAGAAGTTACAGAGTTCGCGGGTTGCGAGGATACGTAGACACGTTAGAATTGGTTGCTACCTTTAGATCAGATTACTTTAGTTGATACGCATTACATCTTACGGGAGCAAgtacaaaaaacaaacaagtaTAAGATTACAACAGCAACCTTCTAAACATCCGACTAAACTGAATCTTCGGGTTGCAAACAAAAGCACTGGTTGTGTCATAAGTAAGAACAAGGTAGCACTAgcacagaggaggaagctgtCATAGGCCGGACGCTGTTGGCAGACAGAACCGAGGCATCACCAACAGGGAAATTAAGCCACCACCAAGCATAAAACCAAGAGTTGTATTATCTCCAGTTTCACATTTCGAATGCTCACCAACAGAAGGACGGCAAGGGAATTGGAGGAGCATTTGAAAAATAGATGAAAGACTCAAGTTTATCAATCATGCATGAGTAGATACGCAGAAAACGCCACCAACAAGGTGGTCATGTGCCAAGAAATATATGACGAGTGGCATGATATTTAAAGGTATCACTCACTACGGGAAAACCTGGCGTTGCCGGCTGCCACAGTGTTTGCCAGCAGCTTTCTATCGGGCCACCGGCAAAGGTACAAATTTGCCGTAGGCCGACATAAATACCGCCGGCAAAGGacaagccgccggcaaacAACGGCCCATGGCAAAGAGCGCGGGAGGCCCACGGCAAACGGAAGCCCACGGCACAGAATGCCTGCACGTGGGCCCCCACGCGCGGTTAAAGGCGGGCTAGACGTCGTGggttgggaaaaaaaaaaggcacacactttgccggcggccggccgccgACAAAGGTGCCAAATAAATCCCACGCCCCGAATTCAAATCAACCAACCGCGCGCGGGAAAAAAGGGTAAAAATCATtgccgccggcccgccgccggcaaagagatCACATTAGGCGCGGCCCGCTCAGCCGGCCACTTAAGGGGCCGACCCATAGCAGTGCCAACTTTTCCTGGGGCCAGGGGTGGgttttagtcccacctcgcccgTTTAAGGGGAGGCCGACCAACAAAAATAGGGTCGCCTCCCCCACCATTTCAATTCCAAAATTATCTGATATCCCGcccgctctctctctcgcctGCCCGCTGGGCCCTCTTGTCACTCTCGCTTTCCTGTGGGACCGTCGGCTCTCTCATGAGATATAGGTGGGCCCGGTTAAATGACCCGTGGGCAAGTGGGTGGTTTTTTGTTCTCAGGGAGGATACCATACATCACAAAATTGATCGAGGCAAGAACAACATAAGTTCACATTTCCATAAATGTCAACAACATAAGTGAAGCAGAAATCTCAACAAAAAGGTTGTAGTACAGGTCTATGTCTAGCCACACGTAAACCATGAAGCTATGCCAAAACGACAAATGTGTAAAAAAAGTATGGCTTGTTGGCCCCTGGCTGACACAAGCTCAAAACCTCCTAGTCTCGAAGGGTAGGTTTGAACCTCTCCAAAACTTCCAATGCACAATCTCGAAAGTGAACCTCACATTGAATACGGAACCAAGTTTTTTGCAATAATTTGTTTGACTTTGAGTTCAATTTTTTCTATAGTTTCATTTCGCATTAATGATAAGTAATATGAATTCAAATCACAAACGTTTATGTTAAATAATTACTCGTAATTTTCTAGAGCCATTTAAgaggaaaaaatgaaatagTACTAAAACATTTTCCGAAATCAGCAATTTTTGCATGGCTATTTCATTGCTATATAACATCAGGATAAAAAATTCAAGTCAATACACAATATGCACTTCCGTGAAAGATGTTCCAGAACTTAACATTCAATCTCCAAATCCGAGCCCCGAAATAGGATTAATTTTACCATGGTTTAATTTAGCATTAATGATGCAGAATGTGAATTAACATTACCgtttttatgtaaaaataaattatttatcatttcctagagccgtttaataggaaaatgaaataatacaacacatttttaaaaatgtaCAATTTTTAGCATGGTCTTATATTACGTGTATGTAAATTGTGGATAAAAAGTGCAAGTCAATACACCAAAATAAATGGTACATGCTTCACAAATGCAAGATCTCGGAAGTAAAcctccaaatttgaattatgGACTAAGTTTTGCAAtagtttgtcaaaaaaattagttGAAATCCTTACTGTAGTTTCATTTGATAATTAATTATTGGCAACACATCTAGTGAAAATGCATGTTGGGTGCAAATGTGCAAATTCCGTTCGTCACCCGTTGGATACACGATTAACGACACAGATGAAACGTGAGGAACTAACCATCAGTTAAACCCACCTTTACAGCAAACCCCCTACTAAAAACACCGATCAACCTTTTTCCCTACAATGCGGCGATTCTACCGGCTCCGCCATGTGCCGGTGCATGCAGAGCCTGTCGCGTGGCattgggccgggccggtcttATTATTATATTTCGAGGTAATTGCACCGGTGGCCCAAGAACTTGAGTGGTGGGAGCAATTTAGTCCAACAAGTTGAAATCTAAGCAAAACTAGTCCTTAAACTTGATTTGCGGATTGCTGACACGTCCAGGCCAATCAGAGCATGACACGTGGCCTGATTAGCCGGTTGCATTTTTTGCGAGTGAACTTTGACACAGGGTCCTGACTGAACACTTTATTTATCAAATTGTGATAGGTGTGCCCCTAGGAGAGCTTCCTAGCAACAACATACGGAACCACGACTTTATCTTCTGGGTATTCAAACCGCTGGATATACTCGATTGCGGCTTCAGCGAGATTGGTCCCCAGCTTCCCCCTAGGCTTGACACACATAGCAAGCTCACCAAGCTCAACAAATGTTGAATTGCACTGGATTACAATTGTCCTGCATAAATCATAACTGACCAGGAAAAAATGGAGCTCCAAAAAATAAGTTAAATATGAACCAATTAAAATTTGAGAGATAATTTCAATGAAAAGGATttgagagagggagaaggctGCTTACTTCTTCGTCTTTGATGCCTTCCTGCCTTCGCCGTGCCGTTTAACTTTCTGGTATAACTCATTCTTGGCAGCTGAAGCTTTGATTTTGATGTACGGCCCGCGCACATACTTTGACGGCTTCACAACCCTCTTCGGGATAATTGTTGTCGCTGGATTGGCACTTCAGTGCACATCCTTTTCAGTAGATAAATTTTTCATGGGAGTCTCCAAGTTGTCGGGGGCTAACACATGTAAGGAAGACAGAAAATAACATTGTTAGCAGGAAAAGCGACAAAAATAGCCACCAAAAATGCTCTAAAGTTGCTAGGATGGTAAGGCAATAGTTGCCAGCTAAAAAGTAAAAGCGATAGTTGATATGGCTCTAAAGTTGTCAGGTTGGTAAGGCAATAATTGCCAGCTAAAAACTAAAGTTGACATGTCTCTAAAGTTGTCAGGGTGGTAAAGCAATAATTGCCAGCTATTATGAGATGCAAATTACCTGCTTAATGAACCGAAGCAGCCACGTCCCTTTCCCGTGCTTGCCTGTCCACTATATCAAATGCTTCAACTTCTTCCGGAGACAGGGACATAGTTGATAGGACAACATcttcacacttcatcttctttgAACCTCCAACGGAGGGAAATGGTGTAAAATGATTGAACATAGAAGTATGAGTTTTGAAAAAATGTAACAGAAGAAAGTTGCCTAGCAGAGAACATGTGAAATGCCGTGATAAAAAGTTCCACATGACATTCAAATTGAATACGGGAGGctcagcaaaaaaaagagcGCGCACCGGTCTGCGCTTCTGggatgtcgcaccagtggcacccggggtaccaccgctgcgcgacgcgtggccccctcctccgggttcccgggaaggtctcatcccggggagcaccgacgagctccccggcaagctaccagcccgaaaggggctagcggggcttctgggaatattcccgcttaggcacctcccgggaagctgcttcccgggaggaggttcccgggtgcgctggacccgggtgcttcccgggcagACTTGCGgagactgggggttcccggacgcgtgcccccgcctccggtcgtggggcccactggacagcgccacgcgggcgcgtgacgggcgcggaacgtgcggtcccaccaaggcaaggagtaaggcgcgcggctcagtaaacgagccgaccgacgggtagttactcgtccgatccaaggaacagtggttgtccaattcTACCGTAGTGtcctaggcccctagcagcggaggtggcactcatgcatgccaccagctcaccagggagagttgcgtgcctccccgttggacacttgtagcacatgcaccgtggcacatgtggcttccccttgtgtataaaaggaggatccatgccaacggtcaagggggtaagaaggttgacgggtcagacagttgggaggTTAGTaggttggtcagttagttggttcggacgaagctcgctcgatagatgcttactggctccagtaggcagccagcagagagcggtgatgagcgcctagccactgagagaaagcccgggagcttgcccggcaacctgtaaacatttgatccgtaatcaatatcagctcagacaggcgggacgtagggttttacacctccgggtggcccgaacctgggtaaaaaacgtgcgtgcgtctgttcttggactagcgcgtacccctagcactttgcctagCCGGCctcgtagggcctcatcggccgtgtcggcaatcatctggtctccaccccagacgcccctaccgaacctaaaagggggacgtggctgcacgcccttggtgtcggagcaccgagcgacgacatctggcgcggcaggtagggggcgcgggagtggacatcgccggagatcgcccgttcccatcggcatcggcttcactcttcttcgtcgacgagccttgtcaccatgccccccaagcgggctggtgattcacgcatagacccgcgtgaggccccagcggcgcacacgcggtcgcacgacgtgcgacccgagtcgggagctcaagagaatcctgagccctcgagggtgcagcaaacgcaactgcctccaccgcctccccgaccgtcgaccgacaatcggccgaggggaccggctgcccctagcgccgggggcagtcgggcgagcacgcatggcgtcgcccgAGCCAGCCAACAGGTGGAGTCGcgacccgaggatgccccgcggaagcggcacccggagcacgccgcgtcacgggcgacccctggaggttcgcaccctgcacacccggaggcatccggggccagggcgggaagcagccgttcaggaaaccggttgccccctgtgcgaaccccggctgaagccatcgtcgccgcgcgcgtcatggtgcggtacgagccgcagcagggcacgccggcgcacgagacgtggggcgaggagttggaagcgcgtatcgccctggccgcccagcagccgcaaggcgcgggcgccccggtaggctccggccacgggccgaactcAGAGTGAGAAggggcgccgcccgcctcgcgacagggggagaaccctccccctcctcaacGGAGCCTggtagacgggggcccggaggggtcctcgaattcatcacccaccgtcccggggggcgatgcgcgtggtaTCTTGAATGACCGACAACAGGAGGATttgcgccagcgcttggagcgccggcgcaggcgcgaggtggagcgccagcgcccactggagcaagaagatgctcccctgggcccagaagacggcggcaccatgttcgcgcgcgagttgcggcgggtggtgtggccccgtaagttccgagcgcctgcgctcggtacgtacaacgggaccgctaaccccaaagattttcttctaacctatacgctgggcatgcatgccatcggcgccgacgacaaggtcagggcgaactggttcccgatggtcctgaagggatcagcgcgaacctggttactcaacctgcccgccggatccgtcgccacctgggcagacctgcgcgagcagttcgtgagcgcgttccagggcggctataaagcgcccaggaaccatggcggagctgcacactatcgtgcaaaaaccgggagagacgttgcgggccttcgtcaaccgcttctccaatctctcctattctatcccggaggcggaggcggccgccatcatcaacaccttcgctatcaacgtccgcgatcccaagatgcgtgagaagctgagcacgcatcggatccagacgacgcaggacttgtacgccttggcacacaagtgcgccatggccgaggaggggcgcctagcgcccaagctggcagcccaggctgctgcgagccctggcgagggctcgccgaagaagggttcccgtaagcgcagcgggaagcaagtcctcgccgcggactcgggggctcctgctgcgaggcccacgaagaaggcctcgccggggggagagtctggcgggaagcagggtgacgcgccccgctgccctatccacaacaactccacccacgacgcgcagagttgccgcgtcctgcaagggatcaagcagcggtggGAGccgcgccacgaggagcgccgtgccgccggcgcctacttcaattgtggcgacatcgggcatctctcccgagattgcccgaacgacccagAGCAGGTCCGAGGCCgaccggcggtggtgccggcagggttgaaccccaaggagggcgcaACCGGCCCCTTGCTGTGCGGGaacgccgacgatcacccggtgcgacaattgggttccgggtaatacccttcgtcatctcgccgatcattagcaatatgacggtgaccaaggtgctggtggacaacggagcggggcttaacctcctgtccgccaggctggtggaaaagctccagctgccaatggagcagctgaagcccaccgaaccgttccgggggctGAActccgggatcgtgcgcccgctgggacgcatcacactgccggtcaccttcgggtcctgGGAAGtattcaggaccgagcacatagtgttcgacgtggtgcatatcccgttgccctacaacgggatccttggtcggccaacgctgatcaagtttatggcggctacgcattgcgcctacggcatgatgaagatgccgtccgtctacggagtcctctccaccgggtgcgatctcaaagacgcagcttggcgcgttggcgaggtcgtccgggccgctgctgcaactgacgccggcgacgaaggtgttgtCGGGGACGACGCCTTGTCgggtgacgccccggcaacgaagaaggcccgcgccaccccgcaaggtctagctggaggaggtgcaggctcgagctcgcgtcgcggcaaggggcgggggctccgggaggaggccgccaaagtgaagaagctgcccctccaagccggcgacaaggagcgcaccgttaccgtcgttGTGAACCTGACCGctgaataggaaagcgccctcgtcacctccctccgggaaaacgccgacgtgttcacCTGAGTCcccggacgcgcaccccgtcaagcagaagatccggcggcaggcacaatAGCGGAaaaatttcatcaagcaagaggtgggcaagcttagggctgccggggcgatcagggatgttttgtaccccacttggctggcaaaccctgtagtagtgcccaaagcagggaataagctccGCATGTGCGttgattttaccgatcttaatcgtgcatgccccaaggatcccttccctgtaccccgtatcgaccagatagttgattctaccgctggttgtgacctgttgagttttctggatgctttctccggctaccatcaaatcaagatggcggtcgaggatgaggaaaagacagcgtttatcactccggttggctgctactgctatacatgcatgcctttcgggttgaagaacgcgggctccacattccagcacgccctgcgagaatgtttggggccccagctaggccgcaacgcggaggcctacatggatgacatcgtcatcaaatcgaagtgtagggactcgctgattgatgacctgcgggagacatttgacaaccttcgcaggatcaaactcaagttgaaccctgataagtgcaccttcggtgtcaactctgggcagcttctgggtttcttggtttcacaccgggggatacaggccaacccgaccaaaatagaagccatcgagaagatggaggccccccgcaaggtgaaagatgtccagcgcctcaacggctgcgttgccgcgcttggacgcttcatctccagggtGGGCGagcgcgccctgcctttcttccgggtaatgaagaagaagggtccggtcgactggactgccgaggccgatgcggcgctccaggaactcaagcgatacctgaggtcaccacccatcctcgtcgcccccaagttgggcgagccgttgctactgtacttagcggcgactgaccaggtggtcagctcggtgctggttgccgagagggaggaagacgtcccggggattggggctgcggggtagggggctgagcagcctccggcaaccacctcaaacccggggaccaccccagagccggcaacctcggggccgcggaagcggttggtgcagcgaccggtgtacttcgtcagtacggtgttgtgcgacgcgcggacaagatacccgcaagtacagaagctccttctggggattctcctcgCGTCCCGCAtgttgcgccactacttccaggcgcaccgcgtcacggtggtgtccgggttctgcctcgagaggaccctcaccaaccgtgaagccactgggagggtggccgaatggaggatggagctgtcggagtttgacctccacttcgccaactccaaaagcatcaagagcacggccctggtggacttcgtcgcggagtggacgtccacgggcgtagaagaaagtgagtcggagaccggccttcccggcaagctggacgagggccactgggtcctctacttcgacggtgcgttcagtctccagggagcgggggccgAGGTCGTCATTgagtcacccacaggggaccagctacggttcgccgtccaactcgacttcgctaactccaccaacaacacggcggagtacgaaggcctgcgtgccgggctgcgggctgcggtcgccctcgacattaagcgcctggttgttcgcggtgattcccagcttgtgatcaaccaggtgaacaaggactacgattgccctcaaatggcaccatacgtggaagaggtccgcaagctggaaaggaagttcaagggtttgcgcttcgaacacgtcaagcggaaggacaacttcgctgctgacgagctggccaagatggcagcggAGCGCCgaaagcctccggcgggggtgttctgtcagaagcaactggctccttcagtcaccccacagccggctgccggggacgcccctccggcaaccgaaggaacccctgctgCAGcagaggtccatgccgctgatatggcgacATGCGTCGGCAGggaaattcctccctgggcggaagagatcgcccgttatttgaaaggggaggctctcccggaggatgacgtcgccgcggagcgcgtagcacggcaagccaagatgtacactgtgatagacggcagcatctaccgcaggcgtgcgaatggtgtcaaactcatctgcgtgccgcagaaagaagggtgtgcactgttggaagacatacatcgaggcacatgttcacaccatgtggcctcccgggctttggccggcaaagttttccggcatggcttctactggcctacggccctggccgacgcagagcggctggtgaggacgtgcgaagcgtgccagttccactcaaagaagagcaaccaaccagcccaggccctgcatgtcatcccgtcctcatggacGTTCGTGGTCTGGGGACTGGACATCGTcagcaagctaccaagggcggttggcggttacaaatacttgtttgtggccatcgacaagttctccaaatgggtggaggtggagccagcgcgcaaggtgaccgcccaggcggccatcaagttccttaagggcattgtgtgccggtttggtg contains:
- the LOC100830486 gene encoding wall-associated receptor kinase 2; this encodes MSTALSFSLAALLLLMAGTGGSETAVTPGCQTSCGSVNIPYPFGIGMGCFRKGFEIDCVDNGPVLAGTPLRVLHLSVDPDVSQVMLPVGWQCYNASDPSYVEVQSNAESEMNKDGVYRISNTRNMLVIIGCNTVGFTVSRRTEGSSYSYAYYTGCMSFCNDSASAEDRLCAGVGCCHVDIPPGLTDNYFDFRTYDHTTMMDYSPCDYAFLADRTNYTFRRSDLRMDRNRTSPVWLDWAIRDNSSGGAILSCANATMACVSAHSDCVDSPNGPGYNCKCSKGFQGNAYVVNGCNNINECADNANYPCYGVCKDTQGSYRCTCHPGYRSNDPRTERCTPIFPLAAQISIGAIGGVLVLAFLSFGFVIHKEKKKTSEFYEKNGGRILEGAKNIKIFKEQDLKPILKKFNFIGKGAFGEVYKGVLNEENVAVKKPISCIVLEDKKAANEGSNSKNQFANEVIIQSRVIHKNIVRLIGCCLEVDSPMLVYEFVSRGSLDDILYDKKESLSLDVRVSIAAESARGLSYMHSEANATPILHGDVKPANILLDDNLMPKISDFGISRLILRDKTHTKLVIGDQTYMDPVYLQEGLLTEKSDVYSFGVVILELISRKKATHSDGNSLVKSFLDVHKKGKKATELFDEDIAVQGDMERLDSLAEMAVECLNLDVAKRPSMTQVAQRLLILNPSRRS